From the genome of Hymenobacter sp. PAMC 26628, one region includes:
- a CDS encoding DUF4142 domain-containing protein translates to MNRSLLPTFAAGLLAFSACNSADKSATASQPATTPATENAAPPMANTTDTAATAGAPGAGAMPPMSDADFITKVDEGGHNEMGLSKVVLTKNPSPTVKAYANKMIADHTKAGAELTPIAKAHGVKLKGMMDAEHQTIREAMLKMSGPDLEKKYMDQMVTDHDKTVALFQSEIANGKQADTKAFASKTLPTIQQHDSMAKSGDKMKM, encoded by the coding sequence ATGAACCGTTCCCTCCTGCCCACCTTCGCCGCCGGCCTGCTCGCCTTCAGCGCCTGCAACAGCGCCGACAAGTCCGCCACCGCCAGCCAGCCGGCCACCACGCCGGCCACCGAAAATGCCGCCCCCCCGATGGCCAACACCACCGACACGGCAGCTACTGCCGGGGCCCCCGGCGCCGGCGCCATGCCGCCCATGAGCGATGCTGATTTCATCACCAAAGTCGACGAAGGCGGCCACAACGAGATGGGCTTGAGCAAAGTGGTGCTGACGAAAAATCCGTCGCCCACCGTGAAAGCCTACGCCAATAAAATGATTGCCGACCACACCAAGGCCGGCGCCGAGCTGACGCCCATTGCCAAAGCGCACGGCGTGAAGCTGAAGGGCATGATGGACGCGGAGCACCAGACCATCCGCGAGGCCATGCTGAAAATGTCGGGCCCCGACCTGGAGAAAAAGTACATGGACCAGATGGTGACCGACCACGACAAGACGGTGGCCCTGTTCCAGAGCGAAATTGCCAACGGTAAGCAGGCCGACACCAAGGCCTTCGCCTCCAAAACGCTGCCCACTATCCAGCAGCACGACAGCATGGCCAAGTCCGGCGATAAAATGAAGATGTAA
- a CDS encoding YidH family protein, protein MMPNASKPRPNYDQQQLAAFRTRMANERTLLTYVRTSLALVAFGLALLQLHPERGGRLGYSALATAGAMLVVGWLRFRARRREIEGCRVPG, encoded by the coding sequence ATGATGCCCAACGCCTCCAAGCCGCGCCCCAACTACGACCAGCAGCAGCTGGCCGCCTTCCGCACCCGCATGGCCAACGAGCGCACCTTGCTCACGTACGTGCGCACCAGCCTGGCGCTGGTGGCGTTTGGGCTGGCGCTGTTGCAGCTGCACCCCGAGCGGGGTGGGCGGCTGGGCTACAGCGCGTTGGCCACGGCGGGCGCCATGCTGGTGGTGGGCTGGCTGCGCTTCCGGGCGCGCCGCCGCGAGATTGAGGGCTGCCGGGTACCCGGCTAG
- a CDS encoding helix-turn-helix transcriptional regulator: MTVSPPAVLLVAAPSLLRQGLLGLLRQRWPQLLLTLTADATQVAALVARRPFGALVLDGALPGLALPRLLAQVRQVRPAQRLLVLADARQPAPPEGPGLPLVLPRHVLPQALAAALAPWLEDAANSASGPAAVRPARAPAVATGFSPRELEVLRLVVDDYCNREIAGHLYLSVRTVESHRRALLQKSGARTLVGLVAWALRAGMVT; encoded by the coding sequence ATGACTGTTTCTCCTCCGGCGGTCCTGCTCGTGGCCGCGCCTAGCCTGCTGCGGCAGGGCCTGTTGGGGCTGTTGCGCCAGCGGTGGCCCCAGCTGCTACTCACCCTCACCGCCGACGCCACGCAGGTGGCCGCGCTGGTGGCCCGCCGCCCCTTCGGCGCGCTGGTGCTCGACGGGGCCCTGCCCGGGCTGGCGCTGCCCCGCCTGCTGGCCCAGGTGCGCCAGGTGCGCCCCGCCCAGCGCCTGCTGGTGCTGGCCGATGCCCGCCAACCCGCCCCGCCAGAGGGGCCCGGCCTGCCGCTGGTGCTGCCCCGCCACGTGCTGCCCCAGGCCTTGGCCGCCGCCCTGGCCCCTTGGCTGGAAGACGCTGCCAACTCCGCCAGCGGGCCGGCCGCCGTGCGCCCGGCCCGGGCCCCCGCGGTGGCCACCGGCTTCAGCCCCCGCGAGCTGGAAGTGCTGCGCTTGGTAGTGGACGACTACTGCAACCGGGAAATTGCCGGCCACCTCTACCTGAGCGTGCGCACCGTGGAAAGCCACCGCCGCGCCCTGCTCCAAAAATCGGGGGCCCGCACGCTGGTGGGGCTGGTGGCGTGGGCCCTGCGCGCGGGCATGGTGACGTGA
- the ettA gene encoding energy-dependent translational throttle protein EttA, whose amino-acid sequence MSDQTIIFSMAGVSKIYPPQKQVLKNIYLSFFYGAKIGVLGLNGSGKSSLLKIIAGVDKQFQGEVVFSPGYSVGYLEQEPQLDPTKTVREIVEEGVGETVALLKEYDEINEAFGAEDADFDKLLDRQGQVQERLDQLDAWNLDTRLERAMDALRTPPQEAIVGTLSGGEKRRVALCRLLLREPDVLLLDEPTNHLDAESVLWLEQHLQQYKGTVIAVTHDRYFLDNVAGWILELDRGAGIPWKGNYSSWLEQKTDRMAKEENSESKRAKTLQRELDWVRMSPKARQSKGKARLANYDKLASEEAKDKEQKLELFIPDGPRLGAQVIEAAGLRKAFGDKLLFENLSFSLPQGGIVGIIGPNGAGKTTLFRMITDQLQPDAGTFEVGPTVLTAYIDQQHDSLDGSKSVFDTITGGTETMLLAGRPVNSRAYVSKFNFGGGDQEKKVGTLSGGEKNRVHLAMTLKQGANLLLLDEPTNDLDVNAIRALEDALENFAGCAVIISHDRWFLDRLATHILAFEGDSEVVWFEGNFTDYEEAKRKRLGDVEPKRVRYKKLG is encoded by the coding sequence ATGAGCGACCAGACCATCATCTTCAGCATGGCCGGCGTGAGTAAAATTTACCCGCCGCAAAAGCAAGTTCTCAAAAATATCTACCTCTCGTTTTTCTACGGCGCCAAGATTGGCGTGCTCGGCCTCAACGGCTCGGGTAAGTCGAGTTTGCTGAAAATCATCGCCGGCGTCGACAAGCAGTTCCAGGGCGAGGTGGTGTTTTCGCCCGGCTACTCGGTGGGCTACCTGGAGCAGGAGCCCCAGCTCGACCCCACCAAAACGGTGCGCGAAATTGTGGAGGAGGGCGTGGGCGAGACCGTGGCCCTGCTGAAAGAATACGATGAAATCAACGAGGCCTTCGGGGCCGAAGACGCCGATTTTGACAAGCTGCTCGACCGCCAGGGCCAGGTGCAGGAGCGGCTGGACCAGCTCGACGCCTGGAACCTCGACACCCGGTTGGAGCGCGCCATGGACGCGCTGCGCACCCCGCCCCAGGAGGCCATCGTCGGCACCCTTTCGGGGGGCGAGAAGCGCCGCGTGGCCCTGTGCCGCCTGCTGCTGCGCGAGCCCGACGTGCTGCTGCTCGATGAGCCCACCAACCACCTCGACGCCGAGAGCGTGCTGTGGCTGGAGCAGCACTTGCAGCAGTACAAGGGCACCGTAATTGCCGTGACCCACGACCGCTACTTCCTCGATAACGTGGCCGGCTGGATTCTGGAGCTCGACCGCGGCGCGGGTATTCCGTGGAAGGGCAACTACAGCAGCTGGCTGGAGCAGAAAACCGACCGCATGGCCAAAGAGGAAAACTCGGAAAGCAAGCGCGCCAAAACCCTCCAGCGCGAGCTGGACTGGGTGCGCATGTCGCCCAAGGCCCGCCAGAGCAAGGGCAAGGCCCGCCTGGCCAACTACGACAAGCTGGCCAGCGAGGAAGCCAAGGACAAGGAGCAGAAGCTGGAGCTGTTCATCCCCGACGGCCCGCGCCTGGGGGCCCAAGTGATTGAGGCCGCAGGCTTGCGTAAGGCGTTTGGCGACAAGCTGCTGTTTGAGAACCTGAGCTTTTCGCTGCCCCAGGGCGGCATCGTAGGCATCATCGGGCCCAACGGCGCGGGCAAAACCACGCTGTTTCGGATGATAACGGACCAGCTGCAGCCCGACGCTGGCACGTTTGAAGTGGGCCCCACGGTGCTCACCGCCTACATCGACCAGCAGCACGACTCGCTCGACGGCAGCAAGTCGGTGTTCGATACCATCACGGGCGGCACCGAAACCATGCTGCTCGCCGGCCGGCCGGTGAACTCGCGGGCCTACGTGAGCAAGTTCAACTTCGGCGGCGGCGACCAGGAGAAGAAGGTCGGCACGCTGAGCGGCGGCGAGAAAAACCGCGTGCACCTGGCCATGACCCTCAAGCAGGGCGCCAACCTGCTGCTGCTCGACGAGCCCACCAACGACCTGGACGTGAACGCCATCAGGGCCCTGGAAGACGCCCTGGAAAACTTCGCCGGCTGCGCCGTCATCATCAGCCACGACCGCTGGTTCCTTGACCGGCTCGCCACCCACATCCTGGCCTTCGAGGGCGACTCGGAGGTGGTGTGGTTCGAGGGCAACTTCACCGACTACGAGGAAGCCAAGCGCAAGCGCCTCGGCGACGTGGAGCCGAAGCGCGTGCGCTACAAAAAGCTGGGGTAG
- the queA gene encoding tRNA preQ1(34) S-adenosylmethionine ribosyltransferase-isomerase QueA: protein MKLHEFKFELPQELVATHPARNRDDSRLMVVHRATGQIEHRGFKDILDYFTEGDTFVLNDTKVFPARMYGNKEKTGATIEVFLLRELNKELRLWDVLVDPARKIRVGNKLYFGESDMVAEVIDNTTSRGRTIKFLFDGSDEDFRKALYELGETPIPKETLQRETEPADKERYQTIYAENIGAVAVPAAGLHFTREVMKRMEIKGIETAAVTLHVGLGTFRTVDVEDLTKHKTDSENFIVGPEACAVVNKALDAKKRVCAIGTTTLRAMESSVSANARMKPTQGWNDRFIFPPYEFKIANCLLTNLHLPESTLIMITAAFAGYPLLMEAYKEAIKEKYRFFSYGDAMLIL from the coding sequence ATGAAATTGCACGAGTTCAAGTTTGAACTCCCCCAGGAGCTAGTTGCTACGCACCCGGCCCGCAACCGCGACGACAGCCGCTTGATGGTGGTGCACCGCGCCACCGGCCAAATTGAGCACCGCGGCTTCAAAGATATTCTCGATTATTTCACCGAAGGCGACACCTTCGTGCTCAACGACACCAAGGTTTTTCCGGCCCGCATGTACGGCAACAAGGAAAAGACCGGCGCCACGATTGAGGTATTTTTGCTGCGCGAGCTCAACAAGGAGCTGCGCCTGTGGGACGTGCTGGTGGACCCGGCCCGGAAAATCCGCGTTGGCAACAAGCTGTACTTCGGCGAAAGCGACATGGTGGCTGAGGTCATCGACAACACCACCTCGCGCGGGCGCACCATCAAGTTTTTGTTTGACGGCTCGGACGAGGACTTCCGCAAGGCCCTGTACGAGCTGGGCGAGACGCCCATCCCGAAGGAAACGCTGCAACGCGAAACCGAGCCCGCCGACAAGGAGCGCTACCAGACCATCTACGCCGAGAACATCGGCGCGGTGGCCGTGCCCGCGGCCGGCCTGCACTTCACCCGCGAGGTAATGAAGCGCATGGAAATCAAGGGCATCGAAACGGCGGCCGTGACGCTGCACGTGGGCCTGGGCACCTTCCGCACGGTGGACGTGGAGGACCTGACCAAGCACAAAACGGACTCCGAGAACTTCATCGTGGGCCCCGAGGCCTGCGCCGTCGTCAACAAAGCCCTGGACGCCAAGAAGCGCGTGTGCGCCATCGGCACCACCACGCTGCGGGCCATGGAATCGTCGGTGTCGGCCAACGCCCGCATGAAGCCCACCCAAGGCTGGAACGACCGGTTCATCTTCCCGCCCTACGAATTTAAAATCGCCAACTGCCTGCTCACCAACCTGCACCTGCCGGAGAGCACGCTCATCATGATTACGGCCGCCTTCGCCGGCTACCCGCTGCTGATGGAAGCTTACAAGGAGGCCATCAAGGAGAAGTACCGCTTCTTCAGCTACGGCGACGCCATGCTGATTCTGTAA
- a CDS encoding zinc metallopeptidase, translating to MFILLILLMAVSWGIQWRLRSKFKKYAQVGLQSGLTGAQIAELMLADHGITDVRIESVEGSLSDHYNPATKTVNLSEGVYAERSAAAAAVAAHECGHAVQHATAYSMLQFRSAMVPALSAVSRFMPMILLAGVLMLRFNAIPLLVGIALFALATLFSFVTLPVEFDASRRALAWMDKRGVVTVQEHAMAKDALWWAAMTYVVAAISSLATLLYYVMIFMRRR from the coding sequence ATGTTTATCCTTCTGATTCTGTTGATGGCCGTGAGCTGGGGCATTCAGTGGCGCCTGCGCAGCAAGTTCAAAAAGTACGCCCAGGTGGGCTTGCAATCGGGCCTCACCGGGGCCCAAATTGCCGAGCTGATGCTGGCCGACCACGGCATTACCGACGTGCGCATCGAGAGCGTGGAGGGCAGCCTTAGCGACCACTACAACCCCGCCACCAAAACTGTGAACCTGAGCGAAGGCGTGTACGCCGAACGCAGCGCCGCCGCCGCCGCCGTGGCCGCCCACGAATGCGGCCACGCCGTGCAGCACGCTACAGCGTATTCCATGCTCCAGTTCCGCTCGGCCATGGTGCCGGCCCTCAGCGCCGTGTCGCGCTTCATGCCGATGATCCTGCTGGCGGGCGTCCTGATGCTGCGCTTCAACGCCATTCCGCTGCTGGTGGGCATCGCCTTGTTCGCGCTGGCTACCCTGTTCTCGTTCGTTACGCTGCCCGTCGAGTTCGACGCCTCGCGCCGGGCCCTGGCTTGGATGGACAAGCGCGGCGTGGTGACCGTGCAGGAGCACGCCATGGCCAAAGACGCCCTCTGGTGGGCCGCCATGACCTACGTGGTGGCGGCCATCAGTTCGCTGGCCACGCTGCTCTACTACGTGATGATTTTTATGCGCCGCCGCTAG
- a CDS encoding enoyl-CoA hydratase-related protein: MTYTRLLYDVRPDGVATITLNRPEVFNAFDDALSYELQDAWQQVARDAAVRAVVLTGAGRAFCSGQDLKAAKEAEAAGGPPRSFHDSLHQRYNPIIRAMRGLPKPIIGRLNGVAAGAGCSLALACDALVASTEASLMEAFINIGLVPDSGSSWFLPRLVGTLKAFELCALGSKVPAEEALRLGLVNQVVAPDQLDAATYALAARYAGAPTRSIGLLKQMLNRAATATLDEVLDYEAHCQELAGATADYREGVAAFAEKRKPVFTGQ, from the coding sequence ATGACCTACACCCGCCTGCTCTACGACGTGCGCCCCGACGGCGTGGCCACCATCACCCTCAACCGGCCCGAGGTGTTCAACGCCTTCGACGACGCGCTGAGCTACGAGCTGCAAGACGCCTGGCAGCAGGTGGCGCGCGACGCCGCCGTGCGGGCCGTGGTGCTCACCGGCGCCGGCCGCGCCTTTTGCTCGGGGCAGGACCTGAAAGCAGCCAAGGAGGCGGAGGCCGCCGGGGGCCCGCCCCGCTCCTTCCACGACTCGCTGCACCAGCGCTACAACCCCATCATCCGGGCCATGCGGGGGCTGCCCAAGCCCATCATTGGGCGGTTGAACGGGGTGGCGGCGGGCGCCGGCTGCTCGCTGGCCCTGGCCTGCGACGCGCTGGTAGCCAGCACCGAAGCCTCGCTGATGGAGGCATTTATCAACATCGGGCTGGTGCCCGACTCGGGTTCGTCGTGGTTTTTGCCGCGGCTGGTGGGCACGCTCAAAGCGTTTGAGCTGTGCGCGCTGGGCTCGAAAGTGCCGGCCGAGGAGGCGTTGCGCCTGGGCCTGGTGAACCAGGTAGTGGCCCCCGACCAGCTCGACGCAGCCACCTACGCCCTGGCCGCGCGCTACGCCGGGGCCCCCACCCGCAGCATCGGCCTGCTGAAGCAGATGCTGAACAGGGCGGCTACGGCCACCCTCGACGAGGTGCTGGACTACGAGGCGCACTGCCAGGAACTGGCGGGCGCCACGGCCGACTACCGCGAGGGCGTGGCTGCCTTCGCCGAAAAACGCAAACCTGTCTTTACAGGGCAATAG
- a CDS encoding 2-C-methyl-D-erythritol 4-phosphate cytidylyltransferase: MPAPFSSQTAAPRYAILVAGGTGTRMGAGMPKQFLLLRGAPVLLHTLRRFAEPALDVAEIIVVLPADQLATWRAICAEHGVAIPHRLVAGGPTRWASVKAGLGALAGHADGLVAVHDGVRPLVSTAVVARTYAAAAQHAAAAAAVAPKDSVRTLSQHGSSALNRSRLRLMQTPQTFEIDLLRRAYAMPELPTFTDDASVVDDLCRVELVEGDYRNLKITTPEDLLVAEALLNVEM, encoded by the coding sequence ATGCCTGCTCCTTTCTCCTCCCAAACCGCCGCGCCGCGCTACGCCATCCTCGTGGCCGGGGGCACGGGCACGCGCATGGGCGCGGGCATGCCCAAGCAGTTTCTGCTGCTGCGGGGGGCCCCGGTGCTGCTGCACACGCTGCGCCGCTTCGCCGAGCCAGCGTTGGACGTGGCCGAAATCATCGTGGTGCTGCCCGCCGACCAGCTGGCCACCTGGCGGGCCATTTGTGCCGAACACGGCGTGGCCATTCCGCACCGGCTGGTGGCCGGGGGGCCCACGCGCTGGGCCTCGGTGAAGGCCGGGCTGGGGGCCCTGGCCGGCCACGCCGATGGCCTGGTGGCCGTGCACGACGGCGTGCGCCCGCTGGTGAGCACCGCCGTGGTGGCGCGCACCTACGCCGCCGCCGCCCAGCACGCCGCCGCCGCCGCCGCCGTGGCCCCTAAGGACTCGGTGCGCACCCTGTCGCAGCACGGCTCATCGGCTCTCAACCGCAGCCGCCTGCGCCTGATGCAAACGCCCCAAACCTTCGAGATTGACCTGCTGCGCCGCGCCTACGCCATGCCCGAGCTGCCCACCTTCACCGACGACGCCAGCGTGGTGGACGACCTCTGCCGGGTGGAATTGGTGGAGGGCGACTACCGCAACCTGAAAATCACGACCCCGGAAGATTTGCTGGTGGCCGAAGCTTTATTAAATGTGGAAATGTGA
- a CDS encoding ABC transporter permease yields the protein MLALRLTFESLRFAWDALRGNVLRTVLSLLGVTVGIFAIIAVFAVVDSLEANVRHSMDFIGDKVIYVGKWPWKFDPTRPWWKYFNRPVPTEREFRELQKRLGPNNKGVAIFVASGGNTLKAAVNSVADCALQGVSYDYRIISNVPVEDGRYFTPQEMADGRPVAIIGATIAENLYPQGHALGQEFKVRGAKFTVIGVMKKEGKNMLDTPSNDANCLIPYGAFAKLFALSATGMGGPSPSLGVKGRDDDPGLLNLEYEMQGVMRNIRGLKPRQEDNFALNRPEMIASAIGKLFDIIGVAGAVIGSFAILVGGFGIANIMFVSVRERTSIIGIQKSLGAQNFFILFQFLFEAVFLCVIGGGLGILLVWLITLVPQDYLPLFLSGGNVALGLLVSVGIGILAGIVPAIIAANLDPVEAIRAK from the coding sequence ATGCTCGCCCTGCGCCTCACCTTCGAAAGCCTCCGTTTTGCTTGGGACGCCCTGCGGGGCAACGTGCTGCGCACGGTGCTCTCGCTGCTGGGCGTCACGGTGGGCATTTTTGCCATCATCGCCGTATTCGCCGTCGTCGATTCGCTGGAGGCCAACGTGCGCCACAGCATGGACTTCATCGGCGACAAGGTGATTTACGTGGGCAAGTGGCCCTGGAAGTTCGACCCCACCCGGCCCTGGTGGAAATACTTCAACCGGCCCGTGCCCACCGAGCGCGAGTTCCGGGAGCTGCAAAAGCGCCTGGGGCCCAACAACAAGGGCGTGGCCATCTTCGTAGCCAGCGGCGGCAATACCCTCAAAGCCGCCGTCAACTCGGTGGCCGACTGTGCTTTGCAGGGCGTGAGCTACGATTACCGCATCATTAGCAACGTGCCCGTGGAGGACGGCCGTTACTTCACGCCCCAGGAAATGGCCGACGGCCGCCCCGTGGCCATCATCGGGGCCACCATCGCCGAAAACCTTTACCCGCAGGGCCACGCCCTGGGCCAGGAGTTCAAGGTGCGCGGCGCCAAGTTCACGGTCATCGGGGTGATGAAAAAGGAGGGCAAGAACATGCTCGACACGCCCAGCAACGACGCCAACTGCCTGATTCCGTACGGGGCCTTCGCCAAGCTGTTTGCCCTGAGCGCCACCGGCATGGGGGGCCCCAGCCCGTCGCTCGGCGTGAAGGGCCGCGACGACGACCCCGGCCTGCTGAACCTGGAGTACGAGATGCAGGGCGTGATGCGCAACATCCGCGGCCTCAAGCCCCGCCAGGAAGACAACTTCGCCCTGAACCGCCCCGAAATGATTGCCTCGGCCATCGGCAAGCTTTTCGACATCATCGGGGTGGCGGGGGCCGTTATCGGCTCGTTCGCCATTCTGGTGGGCGGCTTCGGCATCGCCAACATCATGTTCGTGTCGGTGCGCGAGCGCACCAGCATCATCGGCATCCAGAAGTCGCTGGGGGCCCAGAACTTCTTCATCCTCTTCCAGTTCCTGTTCGAGGCTGTGTTTCTGTGCGTGATTGGCGGCGGGCTGGGCATCCTGCTGGTCTGGCTCATCACGCTGGTGCCGCAAGACTATTTGCCGCTGTTCCTCTCGGGCGGCAACGTGGCGCTGGGCCTGCTCGTGTCGGTGGGCATCGGCATTTTGGCCGGCATTGTGCCCGCTATCATTGCCGCCAACCTCGACCCCGTGGAGGCCATCCGGGCCAAGTAA
- the rfaE2 gene encoding D-glycero-beta-D-manno-heptose 1-phosphate adenylyltransferase — protein sequence MWTKDKILTLDQLPAKLAEWRAAGRPVVFTNGCFDLLHLGHVDYLEQARHLGGALVVGLNTDASVSCLKPGRPLQDEQARARILASLAFVDAVVLFGEPTPRALIEAVRPDVLVKGDDYAIDGIVGHEFVLNNGGQVLTVPLVPGYSTSRIVEKIRRGA from the coding sequence ATGTGGACGAAAGATAAAATCCTGACCCTGGACCAGCTACCGGCCAAATTGGCCGAGTGGCGCGCCGCCGGCCGGCCCGTGGTGTTCACCAACGGCTGCTTCGATTTGCTGCACCTCGGGCACGTCGATTACCTAGAGCAGGCCCGGCACCTGGGCGGGGCCCTGGTGGTGGGCCTGAACACCGACGCCTCGGTGAGCTGCCTCAAGCCCGGCCGGCCGCTGCAAGACGAGCAGGCCCGGGCCCGCATCCTGGCCAGCCTGGCCTTCGTGGACGCGGTGGTGCTCTTCGGCGAGCCCACGCCGCGGGCCCTCATCGAGGCGGTGCGGCCCGACGTGCTGGTGAAGGGCGACGATTACGCCATCGACGGAATTGTGGGCCACGAATTCGTGTTAAATAACGGCGGGCAAGTCCTCACCGTGCCGCTCGTGCCGGGCTACAGCACCTCGCGCATCGTGGAGAAAATCCGGCGCGGCGCCTAG
- a CDS encoding DUF4142 domain-containing protein — MLLSATILHRLPLLALTGLLACSSNSNSADAPVDAARAQNEEKIKGAAITKKQLADADFLVKTASNSLLEQELAKLAQAKASTVALRAYGPRLLQSRLEALGALRTLAAAKQLAVPADMGQDEQTAYHEVAKLAGPAMDKQLLETVVRALKKDRDAFGNMEKEAYDGDIRAFAARYGQPVRDQLAEAEATQEAVEK, encoded by the coding sequence ATGCTGCTCTCGGCTACAATTCTGCACCGGCTGCCACTACTGGCTTTGACGGGCCTGCTGGCCTGCTCCTCCAATTCCAACTCTGCCGATGCGCCCGTGGACGCCGCCCGGGCCCAGAACGAGGAAAAAATCAAGGGCGCCGCCATCACGAAAAAGCAGTTGGCCGACGCCGACTTCCTGGTAAAAACGGCTAGTAACAGCCTATTGGAGCAGGAATTGGCCAAGCTGGCCCAGGCCAAGGCCTCCACCGTGGCCCTGCGCGCCTACGGCCCGCGCCTGCTGCAAAGCCGCCTCGAAGCGCTGGGGGCCCTGCGTACCCTGGCGGCCGCCAAGCAGCTGGCCGTACCCGCCGACATGGGCCAGGACGAGCAAACCGCCTACCACGAGGTGGCCAAGCTGGCGGGCCCGGCCATGGACAAGCAGCTCCTCGAAACCGTGGTGAGGGCCCTGAAGAAGGACCGCGACGCCTTCGGCAACATGGAAAAGGAGGCCTACGACGGCGACATCCGCGCGTTTGCAGCCCGCTACGGCCAACCGGTGCGCGACCAGCTAGCCGAAGCCGAAGCTACCCAGGAGGCGGTCGAAAAGTAA
- a CDS encoding TMEM175 family protein, which produces MAHPDTALHHHDRTEFQLERLILFTDAVFAIAITLLAIEIKVPELHKVHSETEVVNAVLRLIPRFVGFFVAFFVIAIYWAAHHRVFRYVYQYTNGLIWLNILFLLSIVLMPFTAAFQGEYPLLATPWVLYCFSVLFTALMQVGLQAYIRNPAHGITRPEHRHHPDLDLLRPLVSVAAFTASLVLMLLGFYVLSRLALVAIFPLMALYGRRYRRRLARHEALHAPAGAPAATA; this is translated from the coding sequence ATGGCCCATCCCGACACCGCCCTGCACCACCACGACCGCACCGAGTTCCAGCTGGAGCGGCTGATTTTGTTCACCGATGCCGTGTTTGCCATCGCCATCACGCTGCTGGCCATCGAGATAAAGGTGCCCGAACTGCACAAAGTGCACTCGGAAACGGAGGTGGTGAACGCCGTGCTGCGCCTAATTCCGCGGTTCGTGGGCTTTTTTGTGGCGTTTTTCGTCATCGCCATCTACTGGGCAGCGCACCACCGCGTGTTCCGCTACGTGTACCAGTACACCAACGGGCTGATTTGGCTGAACATCCTGTTCCTGCTCAGTATCGTGCTCATGCCCTTCACGGCCGCGTTTCAGGGCGAGTACCCCCTGCTGGCCACGCCGTGGGTCTTGTATTGCTTCAGCGTTCTTTTCACGGCTCTCATGCAGGTGGGGCTGCAAGCCTACATCCGCAACCCGGCCCACGGCATCACCCGCCCCGAGCACCGGCACCACCCCGACCTCGACTTGTTGCGGCCGCTGGTATCGGTGGCCGCGTTCACGGCCAGCCTGGTGCTGATGCTGCTGGGCTTCTACGTGCTGTCCCGGCTGGCCCTGGTTGCCATCTTCCCGCTAATGGCGCTTTATGGGCGCCGCTACCGCCGCCGGCTGGCCCGGCACGAGGCGCTGCACGCCCCGGCGGGGGCCCCGGCAGCCACCGCCTAG